A genomic stretch from Ictalurus punctatus breed USDA103 chromosome 2, Coco_2.0, whole genome shotgun sequence includes:
- the LOC108274501 gene encoding forkhead box protein J1-A: MLSLSCIDLWPKGSVGLEEKVASPATKDLIERSGFNNSSTDNLDDSLTSLQWLQEFSILSDSGRQQLISTSQHQSKLFEQQLGGEAPASPLAGDLASIGMPLTPGKPIATAVPALCTLPSLVAHGHCPDEVDYKTNPHVKPPYSYATLICMAMQASKKSKITLSCIYKWITDNFCYFRHADPTWQNSIRHNLSLNKCFIKVPRQKDEPGKGGFWKIDPEYAERLLTGAYKKRRMPPVQINPAFKNQLRMISQPVTTVPTDVTGFLHVDPESQQLLEEFEEVTGLDQNWDPRLAETTLSDCWSTVKGHKRKQPYGHRAGSAKALCRSSSPLLAMEEPKVLGSLKGNFDWDALLNSALNGDLSLNECGPLSPIPQDQNLMVHGINFNSLEASVNTTESNMLIETQKDRDVDLDKETFLATEFLQSPWTEEEAGNHPDFLSMSTVNINQLFDLGGSLSDDIDSKIESLL, encoded by the exons ATGCTGTCATTGAGCTGTATAGATTTGTGGCCCAAGGGCTCAGTGGGGCTGGAGGAAAAAGTAGCCAGTCCTGCTACAAAGGACCTAATCGAAAGGAGCGGTTTCAACAACAGCAGTACTGACAACCTGGATGACAGTCTGACCAGTCTGCAGTGGTTGCAAGAGTTCTCTATCCTTAGTGACAGTGGAAGGCAACAATTGATTTCTACTAGCCAACATCAGAGCAAACTCTTTGAGCAGCAGCTGGGTGGGGAAGCTCCTGCATCTCCTCTAGCAGGCGACCTTGCCTCCATAGGCATGCCACTGACCCCTGGTAAGCCCATAGCAACAGCAGTTCCTGCCCTGTGCACTCTGCCCAGCTTGGTTGCACATGGACACTGCCCAGATGAGGTTGACTACAAGACAAACCCTCACGTCAAGCCACCATACTCATATGCCACCCTAATTTGCATGGCTATGCAGGCAAGCAAGAAAAGCAAAATCACACTCTCCTGTATCTATAAATGGATCACTGACAACTTCTGCTACTTCCGCCATGCTGACCCCACCTGGCAG aATTCCATCCGTCACAATCTCTCACTGAATAAATGCTTCATAAAAGTTCCAAGGCAGAAGGATGAGCCTGGAAAGGGTGGCTTCTGGAAGATTGATCCGGAATATGCTGAACGTCTCCTGACTGGGGCTTATAAGAAGCGAAGGATGCCTCCAGTACAGATTAACCCAGCTTTTAAAAATCAACTCAGAATGATCTCACAGCCAGTTACTACTGTGCCAACAGATGTCACAGGTTTTCTCCATGTTGATCCTGAGTCACAGCAGCTCTTAGAAGAATTTGAGGAAGTCACTGGACTTGACCAGAACTGGGACCCTCGCCTAGCAGAAACCACTTTATCTGATTGCTGGAGCACAGTAAAAGGCCACAAAAGAAAACAGCCATATGGCCACCGGGCTGGAAGTGCCAAAGCTCTGTGCCGCTCAAGCTCCCCACTGCTGGCCATGGAGGAACCAAAGGTTCTGGGATCTCTTAAGGGTAATTTTGACTGGGATGCTCTGCTAAATTCAGCCCTAAATGGGGATTTGAGCCTGAATGAGTGTGGTCCTCTGAGCCCAATACCGCAAGATCAGAACCTCATGGTACATGGCATTAATTTTAACTCCCTGGAGGCCTCTGTCAATACTACAGAAAGTAACATGCTAATAGAAACACAAAAGGACCGTGATGTCGACCTTGACAAAGAGACATTCTTAGCCACAGAATTTTTACAGAGTCCTTGGACAGAAGAAGAAGCGGGAAACCATCCTGATTTTCTTTCTATGTCTACTGTTAACATCAATCAACTCTTTGATCTGGGAGGCTCACTCAGCGATGATATTGACAGTAAAATTGAATCTCTTCTCTGA